The window ATGGTGGGGGTCTGCTTCAGAATAATGAAGAACGGGCGATCGTGCGGCTAGGTCGAGATGAGATCCTAGGTTGATGATCATTTGTCACCGTTCGATCGCCTAAGGTTCACTGTCTACGGTTCAGTCACCCCGTGACCTCTCGATTCACGCCCCCTTTCTCCAGAATGGTGGGCCTGTGAATTTGGCCCGGGCCCTGATGGTTGTCGTTGGGGACTCTTCCCAGTGCAACCTTCCGCCAAAAGGCTGTTTCGCCCTGTGTTGTTTCGCCTCGTGTTGTTTCGCCTCGTGTTGTTGCGCCCTGTGCTGTTTCGCCCTGTGCCGTTTCACCCGATCGCGCCACGACATCTTGCAGCAACGGCTTTCTTCGCCAACTCCCGATCGATTTCCATCCCATTCCACTCGATGGCTTTCTCCAGGCTGTAGTACTGTCTATGTCCGATTTGCCATTCACGCTTGACCAACTCCGCATCCTCAAGGCGATCGCCGCCGAAGGGAGCTTTAAGCGGGCCGCCGATAGCCTCTATGTTTCGCAACCTGCGGTGAGCTTGCAGGTACAAAACCTAGAGCGCCAATTGGATGTGCCCCTGTTCGATCGCGGCGGTCGCCGGGCCCAACTAACCGAAGCAGGCCACATGCTGCTGAGTTACGGCGAAAAGATCCTGACCCTTTGCCAGGAAACCTGCCGAGCGATCAAAGATTTGCAAAACCTCCAAGGCGGAACCTTGATCGTGGGGGCCAGCCAAACCACCGGGACTTATCTGCTGCCTCGGATGATTGGCATGTTCCACGACAAATATCCCGAGGTGGGGGTGCAGTTGCATGTGCATTCCACCCGCCGCACCTCCTGGAGCGTGTCGAACGGCCAAATCGACCTGGCCATCATTGGCGGCGAAGTGCCGGCCGAGCTGCAAGAGTCCTTGGAAGTGTTGGCCTATGCCCGCGATGAGCTGGCGCTGATTTTGCCACCTCAGCACCCATTGGCCCAGCTTGATCCCATCGATCGGGAACATCTCTATGGGTTGTCTTTCATTGCCCTTGACTCCCAATCCACCATCCGCAAAGTGATTGATACGGTCTTGAGTCAGTCGGGAATTGACACCCGCCGCCTCAAGGTGGATATGGAATTGAACTCGATCGAAGCCATTAAAAACGCAGTTCAAGCAGGTCTCGGCGCGGCCTTTGTCTCCGTAGCGGCGATCGAAAAAGAACTGCAATTAGGCCACCTCCACCGCAGCCAAATCGAAAACTTCCGGGTTGAGCGAATCCTCAAGGTGATTACCAACCCCAACCGCTATCGCTCCAAGGCCGCAGAAGCCTTCACTCGCGACATTTTGCCCCATTTTGCTTCGGCCGATTTATATCCACCGCCCCCGAGCGTCCCTAGCTCTCCGGAACCGGAAATGCTGATTAGTTTGGATTAGTCAATTTGGCATTAATCCTTCTCAAGCTAATTAATCTTGGGTTAATTAATCTTGGATTAATCAATCTCGAACTAATCAATCTCGGACTAATCAATCTTGGGTTAACCGATTTTTAGAAAACAAGTGATCAAAAAACAATAGGCAACCAAATCGGAAACCAATTTTAAAATTTTGATCAGAAACCGGTTGATCAGAAAGTTGATCAGAAATCTGAACCATTGACCTTCTGGGGAATAATTGCCGGCCGTTGCGGCCCCTGGCTTAGACTGGAGGCAGCGACCGAAGGCAATCCCCATGGAGGTTTACTGCACGCGGCCGGGGTGCGATCGCCCCCGGAACGAGTTTCCCGATCTGGATCACCCTCAGACCCTGGTGTCTGTGGGGCAAAAGTTTTGTTCGCGCTGCGGAATGCCGCAAATTTTGGGCGGTCGCTATTTGCCGATTCGTCTGTTGGGGCAGGGCGGCTTCGGAGCGGCTTATTTAGCTATCGATCGCTACACCCCCGCAACCCGTAAATGCGTGGTGAAACAGTTTTTGCCGCCGGCCGACCTTCAGGGCGATCGCCTAGCCCTGGCCCAATCTTTGTTTGTGAAGGAAGCGGCGGTGCTGGAATCTTTGGGCCATGAGCATCCCCAAATTCCGGATCTGTTCGCCTTTTTTCCGCTCACGGTTCCCACCCCAACGGGCGATCGCACGCAGGACTACTTCTACATTGTTCAGGAATTCATTGACGGGCAAAATCTGGAAGAGGAGCTAGCAGATCAGGGCCCTTTCTCAGAGGCAGAAACGCGGATCGTGTTGCGAGAAGTGCTGAAGGTGCTGCATTTCATTCACGATCGGGGAGCCATTCATCGAGACATCAAACCCTCAAATCTGATGCGGCGGCGGGATGGGCGGCTGTTTTTGTTGGATTTTGGTTCCGTGCGATTGGCGGCCCAAGGCTCGAATAACCAGTCCACCAGCATCTATTCCACCGGATTTGCGCCGCCGGAACAGGTAACCGGCGGGATGGTTTTCCCATCCACAGATCTCTATAGCTTGGGGGTCACTTGCCTGGTGTTGTTAACGGGGCAAGCGCCTGAAACCCTTTATGACTCGTTTCAGGGCCAATGGCGCTGGCGATCGGGGGTGACGGTCAGCGATGAGTTGGCCGTGGTGCTCGATCGGCTGGTGCAGCTCACGCCCAATCAACGGTTCAGCTCAGCCCAAGAGGTGCTGGCGCGGCTTGATCAGGTGACCATTTTGCCGTTGGTGAATCCCGGCGCGGGCCAGCCCAGTTTGCAAATTTTGAGCGTGCCACCCAAACTCAGCACCTCTCAGCCAGTGGCCGCCGGCCCCGCCCCCCTTGCGCCCCATCCTCCAGCGCCAACCCAACCGCAACCCGCCACCTCCCCAAAACCCAGCAAGGGCAAGGCGCGATCGGGCACACCCTTCAGCACGCGCGAGTGGATCAGCCACAGCCTGTTTACTGGTGTTCAGGGCACATTAATTTGGAACTTTGGGCAAAGTTTGGGGCAATTGTTCGGCATTGAGGCGGCCGTGCCGGGCCTGTGGTTGCTGATTATTTTGGTGGCGCTGCAACAGTCGCGGACGATCGAGCGGTGGGATTTGTTGCTGTTGCCGGTGATTACGATCGGGGTAGTCAGCCTGATTCCTCTGTTGCGAAACGGGTTAGCCCTGTTGGAATTGATCGTGCTGGCCGGGGCGATCGGGCTGGTTTGCGTCATCATCACCTGCATCATTCGCCTCGGATTTCTGCTCACAGGTCGCTCTCGACCCTAATCAGAATCTATGGACATCCTCAACACAACCAGACAAGGGGCTTAAGCCCCTTGTCCCCCACAATTTCGCGAGAATTTTCAGCAGATTTAAGCCAAGGCTTTCACGATTTCTTCATCAGTTGAAAAGTCCACTTCCGCGCGATCGGCTCCCGACGGTAAGTAATCATTTTCAAACGCATCTCGCAACCCAGAAACCAAATCGTAGGCAGGTTGCCATCCCAAATCCTGTTTTGCTTGTTGATTGCTGGCAAAGAAATGCTGCACGCGCATTGGAAAAGCCTTTCGCTTGCCAAAATCAAATTGCTTGGGATCGTAATGAATCAGTTGCAATTGCTCCGGATCTTTACCGGCAGCCAATGCACAGGCCCGCGCCAAGCCATCGAACGTGACGTAGCGATCGCCCGAAATGTTGTAGATTTTGCCAATGGTCTTGGGGTTACCAGCCGCCGCCACCATTGCACTAGCCAAGTCAGCCACATGGCCCAGTTGGGTGATGTGTAATCCGTTGCCGGGAATGGGAATCGGGCGATCGCGCACAATCCGATCAAAAAACCAAGATTCCAGCGGATTGTAATTCAGGGGCCCGTAGATATAGGTTGGTCGAAACGATGTGAAGGGTTCATCATGGTGGGCTAAATAACTTTCCGTTTCATGTTTGCCCTTGTGACGACTTTTGGGATCAACGGGGTCTGCTTCGCAGTGGGGCAATTGGTCGGTTTTCAGGTAAACACCGGCCGAACTCATGTAGAGAAAATGCTCGGTTTTGCCGCGCAACACTTCCACCAGCGGTTGCGTGTCGCTGAGTTCGCGACCGTTATTATCAAACACCCATTCAAAGTGGCGATGGGCTAGCTTTGATTTCAATTCATCGCCTTGGGTGCGATCGCACTGAATGACTTCCAAACCTTCAACGGGCGAGGGCTTGCGACCACGATTCAACAGGGTGACTTCATGACCTTTTTCCACCAGTAATCGGGTCAGATAAACGCCAATAAACCGCGTTCCACCCATCACTAAAACACGCATAAATCCCTTGCACCTTTCAAAAAATGGAGTATTGATCGCTTGGAAAACGAAATTGGGGAAAGAAATAGCCCGAAAGCTTTGAGACCACAGCGACGAGGCTATTTTATCGATTTATTCCCCACACAAACGCTCCACCGCCCCTTAAGATTTGATCTGTTACCGCTTGCGATTGATTGTGCCTGCCCATGAGTCGGTTTGACCCCGCTGAAGATGCTGCCTCGGGCGATCGGGATGCGCGATCGCGCCGCAGCTTTGGATCGGCGGCCGATTGGCAAGGAGCAGGAGACGATTGGCCCTTGGAAGCGTTCAACGTCAAAGCATTTCGCAAACGGGGCGATCGCTCCGGTGAGCCGGGCCCCAGCGCCCGATCGCGCCCTCGATCGCGCCCTCAATCTTGGTTGGGGCCAACGCCCGATCGGGATGACTCACGGGCCCAAAAATGGGAGCAAACCTGGCGGCAAATTCGCGCCCAGTTGCCCGACCCACGCCAGGTGAACCCGTCCCGCCAACGGGTGACGGTTGTGGGCGGCGTTTTGCTGGCGGCTGTGGCGGGGTTGGTGTTGCGGTTGGTGTGGTTACAGGGCGTTCAGGGCGAAACCCTCACCAACCGGGCCCGCGCCCAACAGCGAGTAACGGTCAAACCCTTTGCGCCTCGCCGCTCAATTGTCGATCGACGCGGGGTGGCGCTGGCGCTCGATCGGGTCACCTACACCCTCTACGCCCACCCCAAGCTATTCAACAAGCCCAAATCCGTGGTGGCGGCCCTTGTGGCTTCGATTTTGCAGGAACCGGTGACGGAGGTGGCCCAAAAACTGGAGCGGGGCCGCAGCGGCATTCGGCTCCACGAGTCCCTGACGGAAGACCAGGCCCAACGGATTCGGCGCACGGCCTTGGATGGGCTGGAGTTGCATGAGCGGCCCGGCCGGGTCTATCCCCAGGATGAGATGGCGGCGGAGATTGTGGGTTATGTGAACCTATTTGACGGCCAAGGTAAGACCGGCTTGGAATATTCCATGGGGCGACTGTTGGCGCGATCGGTCAGCCCTGTGACCCTGGAACGGGCCCCCGGTGGCTATGCCCTGCCGCGCTTGGGCAGTCTGGAAAACGATCGGCTGAACCAGTTGACCTATTTAGACGATTTACAGCTCAAATTAA is drawn from Limnothrix sp. FACHB-406 and contains these coding sequences:
- a CDS encoding LysR family transcriptional regulator; translation: MSDLPFTLDQLRILKAIAAEGSFKRAADSLYVSQPAVSLQVQNLERQLDVPLFDRGGRRAQLTEAGHMLLSYGEKILTLCQETCRAIKDLQNLQGGTLIVGASQTTGTYLLPRMIGMFHDKYPEVGVQLHVHSTRRTSWSVSNGQIDLAIIGGEVPAELQESLEVLAYARDELALILPPQHPLAQLDPIDREHLYGLSFIALDSQSTIRKVIDTVLSQSGIDTRRLKVDMELNSIEAIKNAVQAGLGAAFVSVAAIEKELQLGHLHRSQIENFRVERILKVITNPNRYRSKAAEAFTRDILPHFASADLYPPPPSVPSSPEPEMLISLD
- a CDS encoding serine/threonine-protein kinase; translation: MEVYCTRPGCDRPRNEFPDLDHPQTLVSVGQKFCSRCGMPQILGGRYLPIRLLGQGGFGAAYLAIDRYTPATRKCVVKQFLPPADLQGDRLALAQSLFVKEAAVLESLGHEHPQIPDLFAFFPLTVPTPTGDRTQDYFYIVQEFIDGQNLEEELADQGPFSEAETRIVLREVLKVLHFIHDRGAIHRDIKPSNLMRRRDGRLFLLDFGSVRLAAQGSNNQSTSIYSTGFAPPEQVTGGMVFPSTDLYSLGVTCLVLLTGQAPETLYDSFQGQWRWRSGVTVSDELAVVLDRLVQLTPNQRFSSAQEVLARLDQVTILPLVNPGAGQPSLQILSVPPKLSTSQPVAAGPAPLAPHPPAPTQPQPATSPKPSKGKARSGTPFSTREWISHSLFTGVQGTLIWNFGQSLGQLFGIEAAVPGLWLLIILVALQQSRTIERWDLLLLPVITIGVVSLIPLLRNGLALLELIVLAGAIGLVCVIITCIIRLGFLLTGRSRP
- a CDS encoding NAD-dependent epimerase/dehydratase family protein; its protein translation is MRVLVMGGTRFIGVYLTRLLVEKGHEVTLLNRGRKPSPVEGLEVIQCDRTQGDELKSKLAHRHFEWVFDNNGRELSDTQPLVEVLRGKTEHFLYMSSAGVYLKTDQLPHCEADPVDPKSRHKGKHETESYLAHHDEPFTSFRPTYIYGPLNYNPLESWFFDRIVRDRPIPIPGNGLHITQLGHVADLASAMVAAAGNPKTIGKIYNISGDRYVTFDGLARACALAAGKDPEQLQLIHYDPKQFDFGKRKAFPMRVQHFFASNQQAKQDLGWQPAYDLVSGLRDAFENDYLPSGADRAEVDFSTDEEIVKALA